The following proteins are co-located in the Hypomesus transpacificus isolate Combined female chromosome 23, fHypTra1, whole genome shotgun sequence genome:
- the LOC124484929 gene encoding RNA-binding motif, single-stranded-interacting protein 1 isoform X4, producing MIFANSGNPLRTPYRKQPPVGPSSHPMAPPSPSPNNSSSSSSTAGWEQLSKTNLYIRGLPPPTTDHDLVKLCQPYGKIVSTKAILDKTTNKCKGYGFVDFDSPAAAQKAVTALKSSGVQAQMAKQQEQDPTNLYISNLPLSMDEQELEAMLKPFGQVISTRVLRDSSGGSRGVGFARMESPEKCDAVISHFNGKFIKTPPGVLAPPEPLLCKFADGGQKKRLSQNKFVQNGRPWVRDGDARLAGMTLTYDPTTATMQNGFYPSPYSIANRMMAQSSMSPYLSPVSTYQVQNPSWVTHQPYIMQHPPTSMMSPLTQQMGHLSLGGAGAFMAANTPMQGAYIPQYAHLQTTTLPVEEHGGQQPGDSSGDQPQYAYQQAK from the exons ATGATTTTTGCTAATTCTGGCAACCCATTGAGGACTCCTTATCGTAAGCAG CCACCTGTGGGCCCCTCGTCACACCCAATGGCtccgcccagccccagccccaacaacagcagcagcagtagcagcacgGCAGGCTGGGAGCAGCTTAGCAAAACCAACCTGTACATCCGCGGTCTGCCTCCACCAACCACAGACCATGACCTGGTCAAGCTCTGCCAACC gTACGGCAAAATAGTCTCAACAAAGGCGATTCTGGACAAGACAACCAACAAATGTAAAG GTTACGGCTTTGTGGACTTTgacagccctgctgctgctcagaAAGCTGTCACAGCCCTGAAGTCAAGCGGAGTACAAGCCCAGATGGCCAAG CAACAAGAGCAGGACCCTACCAACCTGTACATCTCCAACCTGCCGCTGTCCATGGAcgagcaggagctggaggccaTGCTGAAGCCCTTCGGACAGGTCATCTCCACGCGCGTCCTCAGGGACTCCAGCGGAGGCAGCAGAGGAGTGGGCTTCGCCAG GATGGAGTCGCCGGAGAAATGTGATGCAGTTATCTCTCACTTCAACGGCAAGTTTATTAAGACGCCACCGGGAGTCCTTG cgccCCCTGAGCCCCTACTGTGTAAGTTTGCTGACGGCGGGCAGAAAAAGAGGCTAAGCCAGAATAAATTTGTGCAGAATGGCCGTCCctgggtgagagatggagacgcAAGACTG GCTGGGATGACCCTCACATACGACCCCACCACAGCTACCATGCAGAACGG GTTCTACCCATCTCCTTACAGTATCGCCAACAGGATGATGGCTCAgtcctccatgtctccctatctctctcctgtctccaccTACCAG GTACAGAACCCTTCCTGGGTGACACACCAACCCTACATCATGCAGCACCCA CCCACGTCCATGATGAGCCCTCTCACCCAGCAGATGGGCCACCTGTCCCTGGGCGGTGCAGGAGCG TTTATGGCCGCTAATACACCTATGCAAGGAGCGTATATTCCCCAGTATGCACACCTGCAGACTACGACTCTTCCAGTGGAG GAACACGGGGGGCAGCAGCCTGGAGATTCATCTGGAGATCAACCCCAGTACGCCTACCAGCAGGCCAAGTAA
- the LOC124484929 gene encoding RNA-binding motif, single-stranded-interacting protein 1 isoform X2, with protein MIFANSGNPLRTPYRKQPPVGPSSHPMAPPSPSPNNSSSSSSTAGWEQLSKTNLYIRGLPPPTTDHDLVKLCQPYGKIVSTKAILDKTTNKCKGYGFVDFDSPAAAQKAVTALKSSGVQAQMAKQQEQDPTNLYISNLPLSMDEQELEAMLKPFGQVISTRVLRDSSGGSRGVGFARMESPEKCDAVISHFNGKFIKTPPGVLAPPEPLLCKFADGGQKKRLSQNKFVQNGRPWVRDGDARLAGMTLTYDPTTATMQNGFYPSPYSIANRMMAQSSMSPYLSPVSTYQVQNPSWVTHQPYIMQHPGAVISPSMDHAMSLQPTSMMSPLTQQMGHLSLGGAGAFMAANTPMQGAYIPQYAHLQTTTLPVEEHGGQQPGDSSGDQPQYAYQQAK; from the exons ATGATTTTTGCTAATTCTGGCAACCCATTGAGGACTCCTTATCGTAAGCAG CCACCTGTGGGCCCCTCGTCACACCCAATGGCtccgcccagccccagccccaacaacagcagcagcagtagcagcacgGCAGGCTGGGAGCAGCTTAGCAAAACCAACCTGTACATCCGCGGTCTGCCTCCACCAACCACAGACCATGACCTGGTCAAGCTCTGCCAACC gTACGGCAAAATAGTCTCAACAAAGGCGATTCTGGACAAGACAACCAACAAATGTAAAG GTTACGGCTTTGTGGACTTTgacagccctgctgctgctcagaAAGCTGTCACAGCCCTGAAGTCAAGCGGAGTACAAGCCCAGATGGCCAAG CAACAAGAGCAGGACCCTACCAACCTGTACATCTCCAACCTGCCGCTGTCCATGGAcgagcaggagctggaggccaTGCTGAAGCCCTTCGGACAGGTCATCTCCACGCGCGTCCTCAGGGACTCCAGCGGAGGCAGCAGAGGAGTGGGCTTCGCCAG GATGGAGTCGCCGGAGAAATGTGATGCAGTTATCTCTCACTTCAACGGCAAGTTTATTAAGACGCCACCGGGAGTCCTTG cgccCCCTGAGCCCCTACTGTGTAAGTTTGCTGACGGCGGGCAGAAAAAGAGGCTAAGCCAGAATAAATTTGTGCAGAATGGCCGTCCctgggtgagagatggagacgcAAGACTG GCTGGGATGACCCTCACATACGACCCCACCACAGCTACCATGCAGAACGG GTTCTACCCATCTCCTTACAGTATCGCCAACAGGATGATGGCTCAgtcctccatgtctccctatctctctcctgtctccaccTACCAG GTACAGAACCCTTCCTGGGTGACACACCAACCCTACATCATGCAGCACCCA GGAGCGGTGATATCACCCTCTATGGACCATGCTATGTCACTGCAGCCCACGTCCATGATGAGCCCTCTCACCCAGCAGATGGGCCACCTGTCCCTGGGCGGTGCAGGAGCG TTTATGGCCGCTAATACACCTATGCAAGGAGCGTATATTCCCCAGTATGCACACCTGCAGACTACGACTCTTCCAGTGGAG GAACACGGGGGGCAGCAGCCTGGAGATTCATCTGGAGATCAACCCCAGTACGCCTACCAGCAGGCCAAGTAA
- the LOC124484929 gene encoding RNA-binding motif, single-stranded-interacting protein 1 isoform X3: MGKVWEQQMYPHYSYHYPQYLQTKPPVGPSSHPMAPPSPSPNNSSSSSSTAGWEQLSKTNLYIRGLPPPTTDHDLVKLCQPYGKIVSTKAILDKTTNKCKGYGFVDFDSPAAAQKAVTALKSSGVQAQMAKQQEQDPTNLYISNLPLSMDEQELEAMLKPFGQVISTRVLRDSSGGSRGVGFARMESPEKCDAVISHFNGKFIKTPPGVLAPPEPLLCKFADGGQKKRLSQNKFVQNGRPWVRDGDARLAGMTLTYDPTTATMQNGFYPSPYSIANRMMAQSSMSPYLSPVSTYQVQNPSWVTHQPYIMQHPPTSMMSPLTQQMGHLSLGGAGAFMAANTPMQGAYIPQYAHLQTTTLPVEEHGGQQPGDSSGDQPQYAYQQAK, from the exons CCACCTGTGGGCCCCTCGTCACACCCAATGGCtccgcccagccccagccccaacaacagcagcagcagtagcagcacgGCAGGCTGGGAGCAGCTTAGCAAAACCAACCTGTACATCCGCGGTCTGCCTCCACCAACCACAGACCATGACCTGGTCAAGCTCTGCCAACC gTACGGCAAAATAGTCTCAACAAAGGCGATTCTGGACAAGACAACCAACAAATGTAAAG GTTACGGCTTTGTGGACTTTgacagccctgctgctgctcagaAAGCTGTCACAGCCCTGAAGTCAAGCGGAGTACAAGCCCAGATGGCCAAG CAACAAGAGCAGGACCCTACCAACCTGTACATCTCCAACCTGCCGCTGTCCATGGAcgagcaggagctggaggccaTGCTGAAGCCCTTCGGACAGGTCATCTCCACGCGCGTCCTCAGGGACTCCAGCGGAGGCAGCAGAGGAGTGGGCTTCGCCAG GATGGAGTCGCCGGAGAAATGTGATGCAGTTATCTCTCACTTCAACGGCAAGTTTATTAAGACGCCACCGGGAGTCCTTG cgccCCCTGAGCCCCTACTGTGTAAGTTTGCTGACGGCGGGCAGAAAAAGAGGCTAAGCCAGAATAAATTTGTGCAGAATGGCCGTCCctgggtgagagatggagacgcAAGACTG GCTGGGATGACCCTCACATACGACCCCACCACAGCTACCATGCAGAACGG GTTCTACCCATCTCCTTACAGTATCGCCAACAGGATGATGGCTCAgtcctccatgtctccctatctctctcctgtctccaccTACCAG GTACAGAACCCTTCCTGGGTGACACACCAACCCTACATCATGCAGCACCCA CCCACGTCCATGATGAGCCCTCTCACCCAGCAGATGGGCCACCTGTCCCTGGGCGGTGCAGGAGCG TTTATGGCCGCTAATACACCTATGCAAGGAGCGTATATTCCCCAGTATGCACACCTGCAGACTACGACTCTTCCAGTGGAG GAACACGGGGGGCAGCAGCCTGGAGATTCATCTGGAGATCAACCCCAGTACGCCTACCAGCAGGCCAAGTAA
- the LOC124484929 gene encoding RNA-binding motif, single-stranded-interacting protein 1 isoform X1, producing the protein MGKVWEQQMYPHYSYHYPQYLQTKPPVGPSSHPMAPPSPSPNNSSSSSSTAGWEQLSKTNLYIRGLPPPTTDHDLVKLCQPYGKIVSTKAILDKTTNKCKGYGFVDFDSPAAAQKAVTALKSSGVQAQMAKQQEQDPTNLYISNLPLSMDEQELEAMLKPFGQVISTRVLRDSSGGSRGVGFARMESPEKCDAVISHFNGKFIKTPPGVLAPPEPLLCKFADGGQKKRLSQNKFVQNGRPWVRDGDARLAGMTLTYDPTTATMQNGFYPSPYSIANRMMAQSSMSPYLSPVSTYQVQNPSWVTHQPYIMQHPGAVISPSMDHAMSLQPTSMMSPLTQQMGHLSLGGAGAFMAANTPMQGAYIPQYAHLQTTTLPVEEHGGQQPGDSSGDQPQYAYQQAK; encoded by the exons CCACCTGTGGGCCCCTCGTCACACCCAATGGCtccgcccagccccagccccaacaacagcagcagcagtagcagcacgGCAGGCTGGGAGCAGCTTAGCAAAACCAACCTGTACATCCGCGGTCTGCCTCCACCAACCACAGACCATGACCTGGTCAAGCTCTGCCAACC gTACGGCAAAATAGTCTCAACAAAGGCGATTCTGGACAAGACAACCAACAAATGTAAAG GTTACGGCTTTGTGGACTTTgacagccctgctgctgctcagaAAGCTGTCACAGCCCTGAAGTCAAGCGGAGTACAAGCCCAGATGGCCAAG CAACAAGAGCAGGACCCTACCAACCTGTACATCTCCAACCTGCCGCTGTCCATGGAcgagcaggagctggaggccaTGCTGAAGCCCTTCGGACAGGTCATCTCCACGCGCGTCCTCAGGGACTCCAGCGGAGGCAGCAGAGGAGTGGGCTTCGCCAG GATGGAGTCGCCGGAGAAATGTGATGCAGTTATCTCTCACTTCAACGGCAAGTTTATTAAGACGCCACCGGGAGTCCTTG cgccCCCTGAGCCCCTACTGTGTAAGTTTGCTGACGGCGGGCAGAAAAAGAGGCTAAGCCAGAATAAATTTGTGCAGAATGGCCGTCCctgggtgagagatggagacgcAAGACTG GCTGGGATGACCCTCACATACGACCCCACCACAGCTACCATGCAGAACGG GTTCTACCCATCTCCTTACAGTATCGCCAACAGGATGATGGCTCAgtcctccatgtctccctatctctctcctgtctccaccTACCAG GTACAGAACCCTTCCTGGGTGACACACCAACCCTACATCATGCAGCACCCA GGAGCGGTGATATCACCCTCTATGGACCATGCTATGTCACTGCAGCCCACGTCCATGATGAGCCCTCTCACCCAGCAGATGGGCCACCTGTCCCTGGGCGGTGCAGGAGCG TTTATGGCCGCTAATACACCTATGCAAGGAGCGTATATTCCCCAGTATGCACACCTGCAGACTACGACTCTTCCAGTGGAG GAACACGGGGGGCAGCAGCCTGGAGATTCATCTGGAGATCAACCCCAGTACGCCTACCAGCAGGCCAAGTAA
- the cd302 gene encoding CD302 antigen: MKLLRTHRRSSLYVVVFIAYLQSALGGDCPADGRTWVPFGQRCYHFVHGEEDTIKSYTREDAKSKCIGYELVTIQSAEENDFVISYSKKVWKETTNMWLGMYYDTDIEQMRWSDETAVSYTNWEDGDSSDLSPLDTCVALHTNTGKWENISCVDDVENGVVCQSVEMSAEEGKSKPSPLLSALVIVSVVVIMGASASIWFLHQKHHMGTAVFTSFEYHPPFGGPAPDEACLVETEEVEDMP, translated from the exons ATGAAGTTACTAAGGACACACAGGCGTTCCTCTTTATATGTCGTTGTCTTTATAGCTTACCTTCAATCAGCTCTAGGTGGTG ATTGTCCTGCAGATGGACGCACTTGGGTGCCTTTCGGACAAAGATGCTACCATTTCGTCCACGGAGAAGAAGACACAATTAAGAGCTATACACGTGAAGATGCGAAATCCAAATGCATCGGATATG AACTAGTGACCATTCAGAGTGCCGAAGAGAATGACTTTGTCATCAGTTACAGCAAAAAGGTGTGGAAGGAGACCACCAACATGTGGCTTGGCATGTACTATGACACTGACA TCGAACAGATGAGATGGTCGGATGAGACTGCTGTGAGCTATACTAACTGGGAGGACGGTGACTCCTCCGACCTTAGTCCCCTGGACACCTGCGTGGCGCTGCACACCAACACGGGGAAGTGGGAGAACATAAGCTGTGTTGACGACGTGGAGAACGGGGTGGTGTGCCAAAGTGTCGAGA TGTCAGCAGAGGAAGGCAAATCAA agcccagccccctcctctccgcccTGGTCATTGTGAGCGTGGTAGTCATCATGGGGGCCTCAGCCTCTATCTGGTTCCTGCACCAGAAACACCACATGGGCACCGCGGTCTTCACCTCGTTTGAGTACCACCCTCCCTTTGGGGGCCCGGCCCCTGACGAGGCCTGCCTGGTGGAgacggaggaggtggaggacatgCCCTAG